From one Gracilimonas sp. genomic stretch:
- a CDS encoding LytTR family DNA-binding domain-containing protein, whose amino-acid sequence MDSHDFLKVAIVDDEKYSVERIQQILTAEKTVTIIGCYNDSEEAIDEINKLRPDLVFLDIEMPAKNGFDVLSEIEFNVPLIVFVTAFSKYAVRAFEVNAFDYIHKPIDEERVLTIIEKAKYNIRYKRLLANNKNIVSSADQKNSDRFVLKSGKDVKIIGQYDIEWVESSGNYVKIVFEKKKYMIRSTLSGLLEQLDQNKFYQIHKSTFINLDCVDKFVELLYGDYNVIMKDGTELRMSRSYNGFLKKMEKESFN is encoded by the coding sequence ATGGATAGCCATGATTTTTTAAAAGTAGCTATTGTTGATGATGAGAAATATAGTGTAGAACGAATACAACAAATTTTAACGGCAGAAAAAACTGTAACCATAATTGGTTGCTACAATGATAGTGAAGAAGCTATTGATGAGATTAATAAATTACGGCCAGATTTGGTTTTTTTAGATATAGAAATGCCTGCAAAAAATGGATTTGATGTACTTTCAGAAATTGAATTCAATGTTCCGCTAATAGTCTTTGTAACGGCTTTCAGTAAATATGCAGTACGTGCTTTTGAGGTTAATGCATTCGATTATATTCACAAGCCAATTGATGAAGAAAGAGTTTTAACTATCATTGAAAAAGCAAAGTATAACATTAGATATAAAAGACTTTTAGCTAATAATAAGAATATAGTTTCTAGTGCAGATCAAAAAAACAGTGATAGATTCGTTTTAAAAAGTGGGAAAGATGTAAAGATTATAGGGCAATATGATATTGAATGGGTGGAGTCATCGGGTAATTATGTCAAAATTGTCTTTGAAAAGAAAAAGTATATGATTAGAAGCACTCTGAGTGGTCTATTGGAGCAACTTGATCAAAATAAATTTTACCAAATTCATAAATCTACTTTTATTAATCTGGACTGTGTCGACAAATTTGTAGAGTTGCTTTACGGAGATTACAATGTGATAATGAAAGATGGGACTGAATTAAGAATGAGCCGTAGTTACAACGGGTTTTTAAAGAAAATGGAAAAAGAGAGCTTCAATTAG
- a CDS encoding histidine kinase, translating to MNKKYFNQFKLEKPLLYVLTGLCLVTMFITFIKIVYFYNIWPTQLNRQVWEILLEDLTIDILTFTSFSVFILYSTSYFFFKEYNGFIIISFHLFFSFVSSLIAHVLDVVSSLSFGSITIDTIFNYNHITAVFRDVDRNFFLYFSILSIAYIYHYYKQYRVAEFERVETNHKLTIANLNLIQSQLEPHLLFNTLNSISSLVYSDKDKAVKTITNLGDILRATLMLRDTQFISVKEEISYLSNYIEILNLKFNDRIILREKINKETIDKKIPSLILQPIIENAVKHGLNDSNTDLEILLFTDIDKEGKLVIDIKNSGSKINPKADFNKENLKKGLSLVKQRLSLIYKKGFTFDIQNLDDPIFNVGVKIVIDEPKIDLLKYN from the coding sequence GTGAACAAAAAATATTTTAATCAATTCAAACTAGAAAAACCCCTTTTATATGTTTTAACTGGGCTTTGTTTAGTTACAATGTTTATTACCTTCATTAAAATAGTATACTTCTATAACATTTGGCCAACACAGTTAAATCGTCAAGTATGGGAAATATTACTCGAAGATTTAACAATTGATATTTTGACCTTTACTAGCTTTTCTGTTTTTATTCTATACTCTACAAGCTATTTTTTTTTTAAAGAATACAATGGTTTTATAATCATTAGTTTTCATCTTTTCTTTTCATTTGTTTCAAGTCTTATTGCTCATGTACTTGATGTAGTTTCTTCACTTTCTTTTGGATCAATAACAATCGATACAATATTTAATTACAATCATATAACAGCTGTATTTAGAGATGTTGACCGTAATTTCTTCCTGTATTTCTCTATTCTATCCATCGCATACATATATCACTACTATAAGCAGTATAGGGTAGCAGAATTCGAACGAGTTGAAACCAATCATAAACTTACAATTGCAAATCTAAATTTGATTCAATCACAGCTCGAACCTCATCTTCTCTTTAATACGTTGAATAGTATAAGCTCTCTCGTTTATTCTGATAAAGATAAGGCCGTTAAAACGATTACTAATTTAGGTGACATTTTAAGGGCAACATTAATGCTTCGTGACACACAATTTATAAGTGTCAAAGAAGAGATATCTTATTTAAGTAACTATATTGAAATATTGAATCTAAAATTCAATGACCGAATAATATTAAGGGAAAAAATCAACAAAGAGACAATCGATAAAAAAATACCTTCCTTAATTTTACAACCAATTATTGAAAATGCTGTAAAGCATGGTCTAAATGATTCCAATACTGATTTAGAAATATTGTTATTTACAGATATTGATAAAGAAGGAAAACTTGTCATTGATATAAAAAATTCGGGAAGTAAAATTAACCCTAAGGCTGATTTCAATAAAGAAAATTTAAAAAAGGGATTATCTTTAGTAAAGCAGAGGCTATCTTTGATTTACAAGAAAGGATTTACTTTTGACATTCAAAACTTAGATGATCCAATCTTCAATGTCGGGGTAAAAATTGTAATTGATGAACCTAAAATTGACCTCCTTAAATATAATTAA